One Nicotiana tomentosiformis chromosome 1, ASM39032v3, whole genome shotgun sequence genomic window, GGTGGTCGCATCCTGTCCTGCATCATCTCTATTTGTACCCTGAGCTACTACTTGTGCAGGTGCCCTTGAGGTAATTGTCTGAGCATCATTAATCTCTAGAAACAATGGCAAGTCTACACCTTTCTTCATTGTTTGGAAAGGAAAGATGTTCTCCTGGAATGTCACATCTCTACTCACAAAAAATCTCTTGGCCTTAAGATCATACAACCTATAGCCCTTCTGAGAAATTGAGTACCCCATGTGAACTGTTGCTATAGCTCTAGGTAATTATTTGTCAATTTTCTCTGTAACCGTGACATAGCATAGACAGCCCATAACCCTTAAATGCAATAGACTTGGCTTGGATTTGTGAAATACCTTAGAAGGAGACATGCCCCCCAAAATTGAGGATGGTATTCTATTTATAAGATAGACAGTTGTTAACACACAGTCACCCCAGAAATGTAATGGAATGCTGCCTTGAAATCTCAATACCCTTGCCACCTCCAGGATGTGCCTATGTCTCTTTTCCACCActctattttgttgtggagtGTGTGGACAACTGCTTTGATGAAGGACTCCAGAACTTGATAAGAAATCCTTACATTCTTTACTAAAGAATTATGCACCATTATCAGTCCTCAACATTTTAATGGCCTTTCCAAACTGCATATTAACCAGTTTAAAGAATGAATTCAACAAAACAATGGTGTCACTTTTCAATTTCATTAGAAATACCCAAATCATCTTGGAATGATCATCTACAAGTGTTAAGAAGTATCTATTACTATTGTATGTTGGAACTCTATATGGACCCCAAATGTCTACATGAACTAATTGAAAAACATCACTTGCTTTACTACTGCTAAGAGGAAAAGGTCTTCGAGTCTGTCTAGCCAAAGGGCATACAGTACAATTATTGAGACTACAACCCAAAAAGTCTTTATTCTTTATAAAATCCAGCTTCTTCATGACTGCTACTGGAATATGTCTAAGCCTTCTATGCAAGGTTCCAACATCAATCTTCACTCATGTTGCAAGACAACCTCTAATCCTTTGTGTTTCCTTGTATTTGTCTGTCTTTCTTGGGATTAGGAGATATAAGCCACTTTTCTCCTTACCAATCCCCTTCACTCTCCCAGTGTACAGATCCTGGAAGACACAAATGTTGGGAAAAAGTTCATTGAACATTGTAACTCTCTTGTCAGTTTAGAGACTGACAGTAAGTTATATCTAAATTCAGGCACACACAACACATCATGTATGGTATCATCTCCTGTAAGATTATAACTGCCTTGATAAGTAACAGGAACAGACTTACCATTTGGCAGGCTAATATTACCTCTCCTATGATCAGGTAACTTTACTACATCATCCAATATATTATGATCTGAAGCCATATGATCTGTTGCTCCAGTATCTATAATCCAAGGATCCCTACAATCTTTCAACAGATCTGACGCATCATTACCTGGCATATTAGCTGTGTGCTACTCTGCCTTTTATTTGTTTAGCAACCTCATTATCTGTCCATATTTCTCCTCAGTGAAGAAGTTTGACATTCCTTGAGGCATTTCAGCTTTTCCTTTGTTCATAACATTCTCTTAACCATGACTGCTGTTATTCGTAGCTGTATTTGTTTACTTATATTGTTGCTGTCTTTTTCCTTTGTATCCATGTGGATACCCATGTAACTTGTAACAAGTATCCTTTGAGTGACCTTTGAAGTGGCAATACTCACAGTACAAGTCATTTAACCTTTTAAACTTCGACTGATGCCCCCTTGTACTCATGAATACTGTGGATTCATTCATTTTGTTTGCTAAACTAATCTGAGAATTAGACACACAAACTTTCCTTTGATTCTCTTCATTTATTAGAATTACAAAGGCACGACTGACCGAAGGTGATGGATATTGCAACATAAATTCACTTCTAATTGCTCCATATGATTCATTTAATCCCATTAAGAATTGAAAAGGCTTTTGTTGCTCTAAATGTTCAATAAAATCTCCTGTTCCAGCAGTAACTGGGAGTGAGGGTATAAGAGAACCATATTCATCCCATAGTGACTTCAACCTAGAGTGATAAACAGAGATTATAGAGGTACCTTGAGAGATTGTAGCTACTTCTCGCTGGAGATTGTAGACTCTAGAACTATTTACCTTGTTGAATCGATCTTCAAGGTCCAACCAAACCTCATGAGCATTCTCACCATACACGATACCATTTATCAAATCTGAAGATAcaatgttcatgatccatgtcaaCACTGTTGCATTGACTCGCTCCCAGTCCTCGCCCAAATCTTCAGTGAATTGAGATTTTGTGCAACTTCCATCAATAAACCCTAATTTCCTCTTCGCTCGCAATGCAATCACCATAGCTTTGCTCCAGACGGGATAGTTTTCCGTTCCTTTTAGCTGAATTGAGATAATCACATTGCTAGGATTATCCGACTGTTGCAGGCATAATGGATGTCTAGGGTTGTCGATGTCTAAATTCGCCATTGTTGAGCTTCAGATCAACTTTAAAGAAATATTCGACGACCTAACATTATCGTCTTCACAAAAAACTAAAAATGAAATTACTCTGTCCTCGATTGATTCACtgtagctctgataccatgataaaaTCTACCATTAAAGAGTGGAGAATTGAAGCTAAGATTGAAtcgaaggaagaagaagaagaaggttctGGATAAAATCCAAACTTCAAttacaaaaaatgagaaaggagTACAATGGATTATCAGCCAACACACTGTACACGTggaaatatataattaattcctAACCACTAACTAATCAACTAATTCTGCTACTATACACAACTGTCACCTAACTAACTTTGTCACCTTCTAAGCTTTCATTTGTGCAATTGTCACCAGCTGCCACCCTAACCATCTCAACAGAAAGGGCtatttttctcctataaaagagACTCTCTTATACTTAGAATACATATCCTTACTCACTGAAAAGGAACACACACTCTATTACAGATTCTGGGGACATCTTTACACACAAAAAAAAACATTAACTTTTTTTTTCCAGAAAAGTGACAAAGATATTTCTTGGCTTTCTTCTGGTTTCTTAGCACTTAAGTTTTTTGGGAACTTTAAGTTCAATTACTCGGACTACTCTGAGTTTTGCTACTATTTAAAGGCTGTAACTGAGCTTCATTTCTACAATTTGTCGAGCTCGCTTTGCTGACATTAAAGCACTGTACTTAGGTATTATTCTCAACCTACAATTTGAGCTTAATTAATATGAATGAATGCTGAAAGGTTTTCACTCCTCTCGTAGTTactgatatttttattttaaaatattgaaagcTTCGCTAAGGTTCTTCTATtgttctttattttctttcaatATTAGTATCTTTAGCTAAAGGTTGAGAAAGCCATGTAAAAGGACTTGAAAACATTGTGGCATATAATAGTTTAAAGTAAACAGAATgccattttccttcttttttttctttttttttagttAATACGGAGTGCCTGTTTTGAGTTCTCGCAAGTCTCATAAAAGCTCCTTAAACAAATATACTCATGTATTAGTGAAATACGAATGTTAGAATAACATTCTTGATATCTAAGTTTGACAAAAATGAGTCTGTCTAACATGTTCTTAGTGGCTCTAATTTGTTTGCTGGTTTTAATCTTTTGTTCTTGTTCTGGATAGAGTAAAAATGTTTGATTAGTTTTCGCTACTCCGCTGAATCTGAGTCACACTGGGTAAGCGTCAAAGATAGTTCAAATATTCTATTTTGATTGTTGTTTTAAGCTAGACGACATTTTAAAGCTCATTATGAAATATTTGCTTAGTTGAAATCATGGTTAAAAAAATAAGTTTCTCCTTGTGAATCCATAAATTCAGGCTATTGACCATGGGAGCAGTAAATGAGTTAATTTGTTAAGAAAGAATGAATTAATGAGGTTTGGTTAAATAGTTAAAATTACATGTTTTGAACGTTAATGCCCTTGATTTTCTTTCTTAGCTTTTGATtacctttatttatttattttcaagtATTCTTCTTTGTCGTATTTTGGCGTTAAACTAATgtaatcttcttcttttttcatatTAAATAATAGTGTTTGAAGTTAGGCTCAAAGCATTTGCTTTATTTAATTAATCAGTAGTTCAACATAAGGATCTTCAAATGTTTGGGCTAATGAATCAGTTTTTCCCAAAGCCCAATGTATCAAGTCAATAAGTTGGCCcatttttattaataataataaggCATCCCATTCTTTAAATTGATATTGGATGGCCCAAAATTTATATCATGGCTATCCACATAATTAATTTCGAATAAAAATAGTTTTCCTtctataaattaaaataattcgATAATATAATCACtcttaattaatttaagcgataggCAATTTTAGACATGTTCGAAATGTAGACCATGTATTCATACACGATCCTTGGtcgatattttttttaataaagtagtcatgtgtgcattcccgctccttgactcttcaatattaattgtatttaaaccatATGTACCGACATGTTCCTTGTTTTAgtacatataatcaaataaggaccttgtgtgcttgcacgctcctaggccaaaattattaattattaagcggtACTAGACAATAGTAATTTAAGGTAAATAATACacactttatccaaaaataattcaagccaatttttagtcaataaaagcgaccgtgctagaaccacgggactcggggaatgccttacaccttctccccggtcaacaaaattccttacccgaactttgttttcgcagaccaataataatagagtcaaatcttcctttgactagggattcaaataaaatctGACTCggaacaccaacaaaatcaattGAAAGtgacgactctgtaaataaaataatccctactcaattttgtcactttaattgaaaaaaccctttaatccacataatattattttgcgggtagaaagggggtgtgacagctctggcgactctgctggggaacactcaagaattcgagcttgtacattgactttatttggctttaataatttttgtatatattgtgatttatttgggcttAATGTGTTAGTTGTCCActttttaccgttttgatattgttgaactgtacatataaattgtatcctctctcgcacccctctgagtcttcttatagttagttatgttgtgtttgcctaccagcatcacaaaatttccgtcttgagataaagccagttagcctaccagcttttGGTGAAGGATTTAGCCACACATGCTTAGGCGGGAGagtcgttagctagccagtgctattctactactggtgacgcttgacgctcctcggctcgggttgtccgctcggataagccaggtctagataccatctcctttaggatttggaaacttagaagaacaagccacaatcaatgaatatccctagtaggctacgctttatttgcatcatgtgtatTTGACTTAGTAGCGCTCGACACAGGGGCCGAGTTCTATTTTAGAACAtgtaccttgttgagaccattatgtcatgttatgtgctacttgttacaTTATTTGTGAGGCTTGCATGTGgaccgactttagcataaatcagttgaacgAACAGAGAAAACATGTTGTGGTCTAGTACATATGGTtcttaaagattaattttcatgaaaatcaaaacaaaaaacATAGTCAGTTTTAACCGAACTATGCGGGTccgattctcaccggatgtgagatatgtAGGCAAACCTCATTGGTTCCGActcccaattttcaaaaaatccaaaaagatatttttctttaatttcttctttagaagtttttctttgagacgtcaaatccaaaaatattttcttactttaaaaaaaaaaaatcaaaatccaaaaatattttctttctttagaagtttttctttcaccaattcccaaaacaaattgaaaatattttcgttgctaggagattttgtcggattaattgtatatgaaaaaaaaggagttagtttatctattttatttcttacatccctgaactacgtaatgatctgattcgtgcggtgacatgatacgtaggcaacccacaaaaagttcgatcaaaatatttttcaattattctaagatgagggatcaaaatgaggcgtgactgaaaagaaaaaaggaaagaaaaagataaGAGCGCCAATAAGAAGCAACCTAATAAGCCAGAATcaaacatgaagcctccaaaagcatgttagaaatagcGACAAATGATAGAAGCATGGCatattacgtgtgattcatatctataaaatgcttaaccctaacacgtttgctgtctcttatatagtaagcttaaggtggttggtttgtggtgaaactggaaATACACCATTACTTCACCAGATCTAAGGGAACAGTAGTAATGGCtaacgatgatgagatcgagctggTCAGTGACGACCCCCAGGGTCAGTCAGTTGAACAATAGTCAGAGGAAATAAAaaaattgagacaacaattgTCCGATAtgtatcaagcttgggtgtctggtcagcctccaccccggtgtccctcagagggaacttccaccgtacccctggctactcaaccaccgctccatgcaaTGAGCGTCCATATTCTACCactagggtatgtgccaaactacagcctccatgctgctcctggtacctctaatgtgcgacctccaaacgaaccggtcaggaacactcctcaagtcgtgtctggcgcaccggtATACACAATCCCGCCAccacctcctgtgacgaggccaatcaatgagccaccatctcatgattatgatggccaatactaacctccaaatatggcttttggggtctcggctccatacaatcagactcctcaatacgagtcaccagtggaaaatgaaaagcttgccaagacggttgagccggatgagatggccaggaaaatgaaaagtcttgaacagaaaATAAAGAGCATACAgggactaggtggtcacaaaagtgtttcgttcagtgatttatgcatgttccctcatatccatttgccaccaggattcaagaccccaaaatttgagaagtatgatggacacgacgaccctatcgcccacttgaaaaagtactgcaaccagctgaggggtgcagggGAAAAGAAGAATTCCTGATGgtttattttggggaaagtcttgtgggggtagcctccaaatggttcattgaccaagatatctcttactggcatgtctg contains:
- the LOC138897872 gene encoding uncharacterized protein, which encodes MANLDIDNPRHPLCLQQSDNPSNVIISIQLKGTENYPVWSKAMVIALRAKRKLGFIDGSCTKSQFTEDLGEDWERVNATVLTWIMNIVSSDLINGIVYGENAHEVWLDLEDRFNKVNSSRVYNLQREVATISQGTSIISVYHSRLKSLWDEYGSLIPSLPVTAGTGDFIEHLEQQKPFQFLMGLNESYGAIRSEFMLQYPSPSVSRAFVILINEENQRKVCVSNSQISLANKMNESTVFMSTRGHQSKFKRLNDLYCEYCHFKGHSKDTCYKLHGYPHGYKGKRQQQYK